CGCCGAAGCCCTCTCCCGTTACGGGACCGACCGGCCGGATCTGCGCTTCGGACTAGAGCTTTACGAGGTCTCCTCGGTCTTTGAGGGGACGAACTTCAAGGTCTTTGCCGAGATCCTTTCCCGGGGCGGAATCATCAAGGGACTCTGCGCCCCGGCGGATTTCTCCCGCAAGGAACTCGACGAGCTTACGGCCTTTGTGGGAGAATTCGGGGCCAAGGGGCTGGCCTGGATCAAGGTGCGACCGGAGGGTTTTCAGTCCCCCATCGTGAAATTTTTTGAGGAGGGCCGCCTGGAACGCTTGCGGGAGATCTTCCGGCCTGAGCCCGGCTCCACCCTCTTTTTCGTGGCCGACCGGCCGGAAGTGGTCAACGAGGCTCTGGCGGAGCTCCGCCGGGAGGTGGCTCGGCGCTTGGGTCTCCTTCCCCGGGGTAAATTTTCCTTTTGCTGGATTACGGACTTTCCTCTGGTAGAATGGGACGAAGAGGAGGGGCGTTTCGTAGCCGTACACCACCCCTTCACCTCTCCTAAAGAGGAAGATCTGCCGCTCCTGGAGGAGGCTCCGGAACGGGTGCGCTCGCGGGCCTACGACCTGGTCCTCAACGGGGTAGAGGTAGGAGGGGGCAGCATCCGTATCCATCGTAAAGAGGTTCAGGAACGGGTCTTCCGTCTCCTGCAAATTTCCGAGGAAGAGGCCCGGGAGAAGTTTGGCTTTTTGCTGGAGGCCCTGGAATACGGGGCCCCGCCCCACGGAGGACTGGCCTTTGGCTTTGATCGGCTGGTGATGCTCATGGGGGGCTACCGGAGCATCCGTGAGGTAATCGCCTTTCCCAAGACTCAGCGGGCCCAGTGTCTCCTTACCGGGGCTCCTGCAGAGGTTTCCATGGCCCAACTCCTTGAGCTTCACCTTCTTCCGGGCTGGGAGAAGGAGGAAGGTGGGGGCTAAGTTTGTCCTGGTAGCTAATCGCCTTCCGGTAAGCGTCACCCGCACCGAGGAAGGTTTTCTCTTTAAGCCCAGTGTGGGCGGGCTGGCTACAGCCCTTTCCTCCATTTCTACGGAAAAGATCCTTTGGGTGGGCTGGCCGGGGCTTCCGGCCGAAGACTTTGCCGGGCACGAAAAGAAGGTCTTCTCCGAACTGGAAAGTCTGGGCTGTTACCCGGTCTGTCTCTCGCGGGAAGAAATAGAAGTCTTTTATCACGGTTTTGCTAACCGCACCCTCTGGCCCCTCTGCCACTACTTCCTCCAGTACACCATCTTCGAGGCCGCCTACTGGGAAGGTTACCGAGAGGTCAATCGGAAGTACGCCGAGACGGTGGCCGAACTGGCCGACGAAGAGGCCACGGTCTGGGTGCACGATTATCAACTCTTTTTGGTGCCGGGCTTTCTTCGCCGACTTCTTCCCCGGGCGAGAATCGGGTTTTTTCTGCATATCCCCTTCCCCTCCTATGAGGTCTTTCGGGTCCTTCCCTGGAGGCGGGAGATCCTGGAGGGCCTTTTAGGGGCGGATCTGGTGGGTTTCCATACCTACGAATATACCCGACACTTTTTGAGCAGTCTCCGGCGCCTCCTGGGTTATGAACATCAACTGGGTCTGGTGACCACCGAGACCCGGGCGGTCAAGGTGGAGGTCTTTCCCATCAGCATCGACTATCAGAAGTTTGCCCGGGCCGCGGAAGATTCCGAAGTCCAGGCCCGGATCGAGGCCCTGCGGCGGGAGGTGGGCGAACGGCGCCTGATTCTCTCTGTGGATCGCCTGGACTATACCAAGGGCATCCCCCAGAGACTCTGGGCCTACGAGGCCTTTCTTGAACGCTATCCGGAGTGGCGGGAGCAGGTGGTCCTGGTCCTGGTAGGGGTTCCCTCGCGCACCGAAGTGGAACATTATCAGGAACTCAAGAGCGAAGTGGACGAACTCATCGGGCGGATTAACGGGCGCTTCGGGACCCTGGGCTGGACTCCCGTACACTATCTCTATCGAAGTCTGGATTTTCCGGAGCTTGCGGCCCTTTACTGGCTGGCGGAGGTGGCCCTAGTCACCCCCCTCAGAGACGGAATGAACCTCATCGCCAAGGAATATGTGGCCACGGTGCCTGAGGACCGGGGGGTTCTCATCCTCTCGGAGATGGCCGGGGCGGCGGCCGAACTTTCCGAGGCCATGCTGGTCAATCCCTTCAGTCAGGAAGACCTGGTGCGGGCCCTGCACGAGG
This portion of the Thermosulfurimonas marina genome encodes:
- a CDS encoding bifunctional alpha,alpha-trehalose-phosphate synthase (UDP-forming)/trehalose-phosphatase, with protein sequence MGAKFVLVANRLPVSVTRTEEGFLFKPSVGGLATALSSISTEKILWVGWPGLPAEDFAGHEKKVFSELESLGCYPVCLSREEIEVFYHGFANRTLWPLCHYFLQYTIFEAAYWEGYREVNRKYAETVAELADEEATVWVHDYQLFLVPGFLRRLLPRARIGFFLHIPFPSYEVFRVLPWRREILEGLLGADLVGFHTYEYTRHFLSSLRRLLGYEHQLGLVTTETRAVKVEVFPISIDYQKFARAAEDSEVQARIEALRREVGERRLILSVDRLDYTKGIPQRLWAYEAFLERYPEWREQVVLVLVGVPSRTEVEHYQELKSEVDELIGRINGRFGTLGWTPVHYLYRSLDFPELAALYWLAEVALVTPLRDGMNLIAKEYVATVPEDRGVLILSEMAGAAAELSEAMLVNPFSQEDLVRALHEALSLPRDEKIERNRRMKERLRRYDVHRWAREFLSALEETRKLQESFVSHRLVGAPREEVLSAFGRAQNPILFLDYDGTLTGFVARPERAVPDASLRDLLQRLAQVARVVLISGRDPETLERWFGDLPLTLVAEHGVFVRRDSTWEITGEYTEDWKETVRPILELYADRTPGAFVEEKRYSLVWHYRLAESELGEMRAHELKEALLDLVQPLGLMVLEGQKVLEVKPREINKGTMARRILAEGAYDFVLAMGDDWTDEYLFEALPPESFTVKIGYGLTRARYRLEGVAEARRFLEELWRRKSSGTPGPS
- the aspS gene encoding aspartate--tRNA ligase, with amino-acid sequence MKLKRTHPCGILRPDHLGQEVVLCGWVLRRRDHGGVIFIDLRDRSGMVQVVFEPGTAPEAHETAHRLRPEYVLAVRGRVRRRPQGMENPKIPTGEIEVEAQELEILNPSKTPPFPLDEEVPVSEPVRLRYRYLDMRRPGGLEPFILRHRVAQAAREFLNAQGFLEIETPFLTKSTPEGARDYLVPSRLYPGKFYALPQSPQLFKQILMVAGVERYYQIVRCFRDEDLRADRQPEFTQLDLEMSFVDESEVMDLTEALVVHIFREALGVELERPFPRLTYAEALSRYGTDRPDLRFGLELYEVSSVFEGTNFKVFAEILSRGGIIKGLCAPADFSRKELDELTAFVGEFGAKGLAWIKVRPEGFQSPIVKFFEEGRLERLREIFRPEPGSTLFFVADRPEVVNEALAELRREVARRLGLLPRGKFSFCWITDFPLVEWDEEEGRFVAVHHPFTSPKEEDLPLLEEAPERVRSRAYDLVLNGVEVGGGSIRIHRKEVQERVFRLLQISEEEAREKFGFLLEALEYGAPPHGGLAFGFDRLVMLMGGYRSIREVIAFPKTQRAQCLLTGAPAEVSMAQLLELHLLPGWEKEEGGG